From Plasmodium brasilianum strain Bolivian I chromosome 7, whole genome shotgun sequence, the proteins below share one genomic window:
- a CDS encoding tetratricopeptide repeat protein: protein MIYIKGKKRLLCISEEDINDENYLLIKNILKDDDVSMSSWIEVSLLYYKKNYFKLFLDLIKEGDKYFNTPYDDNTHFNMLLLIYNLEKIVLVKNINKEDELKIKVENLMNQIDKKKTDTNSNKMNNGQGEDYDYLSHFLIKGIYNVHIYLHLLNKYDNRGVNNKYTATSCLLPSVSSSLAFDAANTSNTYTTNIIKGKASNEYMNPLNYLIDSINIFVYLIKINNYDFVSSIYLAYALCLIYKFDICIEFSSYVLLRIIHFQNFVKSLAGIYRSAYLSAQGKDSVNENAERGVEDAAATGVVVTEASFLSPSVGTVIHCTSDEKNQSESRMDNDNSGKDNERNNRKEKMNEYMYKLVKLRNILNLIKNFKAIIKYLIGICYMKKKYFSMASYCFTSSLKIDKYYSSAYLTNTLLLLMNYLNKITQYNDFIKTEGKYDFIKYANDDILKYGYIDKSENSKQFGSNKSSSCFERKEAEKCEKHAKDMKKSEREDAILSGGGKCMVDFLRGSDHISSNSNCSSYNNKYSANSVSGTYFSVRGNKNEKADIPLKHILKKNASSSVKNNSLKKIPIKEIINLTLLYYYNYLKKVITIYSKNIDRVLNRYNNKILTINKNDIYEYDESIEIGNDENTFVKNEYYNVFLNNKLICMYLDLCEIWLMHGNSNSIILLKIIKEKINFNYVSKKFLSKYYFLIGMYYHIIKNMKRSLKYYYKSCIIYKNNASRYYYIISCIYVKKYNKAKKNLIYFYLKCKNAYVLKLYIFFFTHIANLYLNYNVLNKEEMILSLNTANVDAHRRAPGTDTREIVQPSLTVSSKFVKSNSDGNVKIVFKMLQNVLDIITNHTQIFLNDLDIKFMKCKIYELLITKYNEENIYPYFNLLDQIYQVKNFFNKKNKLPKVSYELINNYIVTLFYFNFKEKSLELMKRLKEEIFYKAKSFYNYYTCVLCSEGRKIFHPRLAHEGGEVNAESAVREGESEGGEDNRIKVDWAEGDRVKVDKTCTESHSMEKQQDDRGSKRKRNYDCISNKRRKNEILNFQKMRSNSEGSDNIKRKDQIASDEGSVRSELIRFSKSKRRRDEILRQSKKNLKYLRTILRFHRIYKIRNILTKNVASGSARNAGSTGSTGSEIYLKKTNKERFKQIINYLKKLYVTIFFNYAVMLEVVGYKHISMNIYKLYTEMYVNYDSAFVRLANIYIKNKNYSKAKKIIDNGLKYNIHSMDLFLLKLYLHVKRKHYDYSIYALEKLKKNQSYKDNVLINTYLAIIKFYKLKECKNKEERNYLINEIYNQLNTLLDKKNNFFAANLISILLSINHKYDLALESFQLLIDANEKFSFYYFSSLKNLVVHMFNHLIRHNDIINNKLFLNKLNLFFNISVKNGINDKHFYLCYANFLHILDKFDDAINLLYACYVKWPYDLVILNTLIICIDSCVSKYLSFDYVELKNILIMRNLINFSFFVIHTLLHWKHFTNTAELLSSDEQYNYYKEDDYTVEIKKKDLENLASRKYLISTYKKFEEKIKPYIDSSLPTMLKQKKMYHMKKINIQKKIYEEKKRKKMIMERKKLKNKEDLHEKLLRDVYELTYHISEQSMNIKEQKDIKENVDELKLSEINLDINKRITSENENNPSNDSEESSSLSSSSSDLFEEEKPKKRKKIVN, encoded by the exons ATGATATACATAAAAGGGAAGAAGCGACTGCTGTGCATAAGTGAAGAGGACATAAATGACGAAAActatttgttaataaaaaatattttaaaagatgaTGATGTAAGTATGAGTAGCTGGATTGAGGTTAGTCTGCTgtattataagaaaaattattttaaattatttttagatttaattaaagagggagataaatattttaataccCCATATGATGATAACAcacattttaatatgttgttattgatatataatttagaaaaaattgtattagTTAAAAATATCAATAAAGAAGATgaacttaaaataaaagtagaaAATCTAATGAATCAAATTGATAAGAAAAAGACGGATACAAATAGCAATAAGATGAATAATGGTCAAGGAGAAGATTATGATTACTTgtctcattttttaattaaaggAATTTAcaatgttcatatatatttgcactTACTAAATAAGTATGATAATAGAGGTGTAAATAATAAGTACACTGCAACATCGTGCTTACTACCATCCGTATCTTCATCACTAGCATTCGATGCTGCCAACACGTCAAATACGTACACTACTAATATCATAAAAGGAAAAGCAAGTAACGAATATATGAATCctcttaattatttaattgatagtattaatatatttgtttatttaattaaaataaataactatGATTTTGTTTCTTCGATATATTTAGCGTACGCTTTATgtctaatatataaatttgataTATGCATCGAATTTTCTTCATATGTGCTGTTAAGGATTATACACtttcaaaattttgtaaaatctCTAGCTGGGATATATAGAAGTGCTTATTTGAGTGCTCAGGGTAAAGATAGCGTAAATGAGAATGCGGAAAGAGGAGTAGAAGATGCAGCAGCAACCGGAGTAGTAGTAACAGAAGCATCGTTTCTATCACCATCCGTGGGAACGGTCATTCATTGTACGAGTGATGAAAAGAATCAAAGCGAAAGCAGGATGGACAATGACAACAGTGGTAAAGATAACGAAAGGAATAACaggaaggaaaaaatgaatgaatacatgtataaattagTGAAACTGAGAAATATACTAAACTTGATAAAGAATTTTAAGgctataataaaatacttgATTGGTATAtgttatatgaaaaaaaaatattttagcaTGGCCTCATACTGTTTTACAtcttctttaaaaatagacAAATATTACTCATCTGCGTACTTAACAAATACATTATTGTTGttaatgaattatttaaataaaattacacagtataatgattttattaaaacagAGGGGAAGTatgattttataaaatatgctaatgatgatatattaaaatatggcTATATTGATAAATCTGAGAATTCAAAGCAATTTGGTTCTAACAAAAGTAGTAGCTGTTTTGAAAGGAAGGAAGCagaaaaatgtgaaaagCATGCAAAGGATATGAAGAAGAGTGAAAGGGAAGATGCGATACTTAGCGGGGGGGGTAAATGTATGGTAGACTTTTTAAGAGGTTCAGATCATATTAGCAGTAATAGCAATTGTAGTAGTTATAACAATAAGTACAGTGCAAATAGTGTTAGTGGTACCTATTTTTCCGTACGAGGGaataaaaacgaaaaagcGGACATTCCGCTGAAGCACATTCTGAAGAAAAATGCATCAAGTagtgttaaaaataatagtttaaAAAAGATTCCTATAAAAgagataataaatttaaccttgctttattattataattatctgAAGAAGgttattacaatatattcTAAGAATATAGATAGAGTACTAAAcagatataataataaaatacttaCGATTAACAAGAATGACATATATGAATACGACGAATCAATAGAGATAggtaatgatgaaaatacatttgtaaaaaatgaatattataatgtttttttaaataataagttaatatgtatgtatttagaCCTATGTGAAATATGGTTGATGCATGGAAATAGCAATTCTATAATTctgttaaaaattataaaagaaaaaataaattttaattatgtaagtaaaaaatttttaagtaaatattatttcttaattgGTATGTattatcatataataaaaaatatgaaaagatcattgaaatattattataaaagttgtattatatataaaaataatgctagtagatattattacatcatttcttgtatatatgttaagaaatataataaggCCAAAAAAAacttgatatatttttatttaaaatgcaaaaatgcTTATGTCCTTAAACtgtatatctttttcttcacACATATAGctaatttgtatttaaacTATAATGTGTTAAACAAAGAGGAAATGATTTTATCCTTAAACACTGCTAATGTGGATGCACATAGGAGAGCGCCAGGTACTGATACAAGAGAGATCGTTCAACCATCTCTAACAGTTAGCAGcaaatttgtaaaaagtAACTCGGATGGTAATGTAAAAATAGTCTTTAAGATGCTACAGAATGTGTTAGATATTATAACAAATCATACGCAAATATTTCTAAACGATTTGGACATAAAATTCatgaaatgtaaaatttatgaactgttgataacaaaatataatgaggaaaatatatatcccTATTTTAACTTATTAGACCAAATTTATCAagtgaaaaattttttcaacaagaaaaataaattaccaAAAGTATCATACGAgctaattaataattatatcgttactttgttttatttcaattttaaagaaaagaGTTTGGAGCTAATGAAGCGTTTGAAAGAGGAAATATTCTATAAAGCCAAAAGCTTTTACAACTACTACACATGTGTGTTGTGTAGCGAgggaagaaaaatattccaTCCGAGGTTGGCGCATGAGGGAGGTGAGGTGAATGCAGAATCTGCCGTAAGGGAAGGAGAAAGTGAAGGAGGTGAAGACAATAGGATTAAAGTAGACTGGGCTGAGGGAGATAGGGTTAAGGTCGACAAGACGTGTACAGAAAGCCATTCCATGGAAAAGCAACAGGATGATAGGGGTAGTAAACGAAAGCGCAATTATGATTGCATTAgtaataaaagaagaaaaaatgaaattttaaattttcaaaaaatgagGAGTAATAGTGAGGGTAGTGACAATATCAAAAGGAAAGACCAAATTGCTAGTGATGAAGGGAGTGTAAGAAGCGAATTGATACGTTTcagtaaaagtaaaagaagaAGGGATGAAATATTAAGGCAGAGCAAGAAGAATCTAAAATATCTAAGAACAATATTAAGATTTCAtcgtatttataaaataagaaatatactGACAAAAAATGTTGCATCAGGGAGTGCAAGGAATGCAGGGAGTACAGGGAGTACAGGGagtgaaatatatttaaaaaaaacaaataaggaAAGATTTAAACAaatcataaattatttaaaaaagttatatgttacaatattttttaattatgctGTTATGCTAGAAGTTGTTGGGTATAAGCACATATccatgaatatatacaaactATATACAGAaatgtatgtaaattatGATAGTGCATTTGTTAGGCtagcaaatatatatataaaaaataagaattattcAAAAGCTAAAAAGATAATAGACAATGGattgaaatataatatacactcaatggatttatttttattaaaattatatttacatgttaAGAGAAAACATTATGATTATAGCATTTATgcattagaaaaattaaaaaaaaatcaatctTATAAAGATAATGTATTAATTAATACCTACTTAGCTATAATcaaattttacaaattaaaagaatgcaaaaataaagaagaaaggaattatttaataaatgaaatttataatCAGTTAAATACTTTACtagataagaaaaataatttttttgctgctaatttaatttctatattattaagtATAAACCACAAATATGATTTAGCTCTTGAATCTTTTCAATTATTAATCGAtgcaaatgaaaaattttcattttattatttttccagTTTGAAAAATTTAGTTGTTCACATGTTCAATCATTTAATTAGacataatgatataataaataataaattatttttgaacaagctaaatttattttttaatataagtgtaaaaaatgggataaatgataaacatttttatctCTGTTATGCTAACTTCTTGCATATATTGGATAAGTTCGATGATGCTATTAACTTACTCTATGCTTGTTACGTTAAATGGCCTTATGATCTGGTCATACTAAATACGctaattatttgtattgaTTCATGTgtatcaaaatatttaagtttTGATTATGTggagttaaaaaatattcttattatgAGGAACTTAATTAACTTTTCATTCTTCGTTATACATACCTTGTTGCACTGGAAGCACTTTACCAATACGGCCGAGCTGCTTTCCTCAG ATGAGCAGTATAACTATTACAAGGAAGATGACTACACagttgaaataaaaaagaaggatCTTGAAAATTTAGCAAGtaggaaatatttaataagcacatataaaaaatttgaggAGAAAATAAAACCATATATTGATAGTAGTCTTCCAACAATgttaaaacagaaaaaaatgtatcatatgaaaaaaataaatatacaaaaaaaaatatatgaagaaaaaaaaaggaaaaaaatgattatggaaaggaaaaaattaaaaaacaaagaagaTTTACATGAAAAATTGTTAAGAGATGTTTATGAATTAACCTATCACATATCAGAGCAAAGCATGAACATAAAAGAACAGAAGGATATTAAAGAGAATGTAGACGAACTTAAATTAAGTGAAATAAATTTAgacataaataaaagaataactAGTGAGAACGAAAACAATCCTTCCAATGATAGCGAAGAGTCCAGTTCCTTATCCAGTAGTAGTTCGGATTTATTTGAGGAGGAAAAAccaaaaaagagaaaaaaaattgtaaattag
- a CDS encoding hypothetical protein (conserved Plasmodium protein), with product MIRIYKDHLKGSHHFSRVFLYIILHLCNKANFFKKRSEKNNLFNNCEKAFCLQKRIINEKKNRSKKLKKSVVVHFATSEISYFYFHYFLYIVLPKLHFLADYEKKKIIDNLYLINTNITDEDIQGHLYNKINEEGKCCSIIFCNDILPKEKYNYNNSLTIFLENASFLNIFVNLYQRKRMKKAPQLLIRKDQKRHISCAKSQYYNFNREFLKVQDRVNAAADPNNCKTSFHYRINGRDEKRNFNKKDLVKEMKNNLNIYVWSSHQKENFYSSLEFTSHKHQAGVNNVF from the exons ATGATAAGGATATATAAAGACCATTTGAAGGGAAGTCATCACTTCAGCAGAGTATTTTTGTACATCATTTTACACCTTTGTAATaaagcaaatttttttaagaagaGATCCGAAAAGAACaacttatttaataattgtGAAAAAGCGTTTTGTttacaaaaaagaattataaatgAGAAGAAGAACAGATCCAAGAAGCTGAAGAAAAGTGTAGTAGTACACTTTGCGACGAGCGAAATtagctatttttattttcactactttttatatatagtattacCCAAACTGCATTTTTTGGCtgattatgaaaaaaaaaaaattattgacaacttgtatttaattaatactaATATTACTGATGAAGATATACAAGGAcacttatataataaaataaatgaagaaggGAAATGTTGTAGCATTATCTTCTGTAATGATATATTaccaaaagaaaaatataattataacaattcgttaactatatttttagaGAATGCgagttttttaaatatattcgtAAACTTATATCAAAGAAAACGGATGAAAAAAGCTCCCCAGTTATTAATAAGGAAAGACCAAAAGCGGCATATCAGTTGTGCAAAAAGTCAATATTACAACTTCAACAGAG aatttttaaaagtacaAGATAGAGTTAATGCAGCAGCTGACccaaataattgtaaaactTCCTTTCATTACAGGATTAATGGACgtgatgaaaaaagaaattttaataaaaaagacctagttaaagaaatgaaaaataatttgaacaTTTATGTATGGAGTAGCCACCAAAAGGAAAACTTTTATTCGTCTCtc GAATTCACATCCCATAAGCATCAAGCAGGAgtaaataatgttttttag
- a CDS encoding ribosome production factor 1 — MTKEKRLSIKEIENIDIDKFNELSRFTKNKHRKNALKGKAYIKKLVLRRQKKDEIKCKQALNIPVEKKIPRSIEKLAIFDESKLNAENEKFLLDETFIDEFSDYFKQNKEPNIVITSIKRPSKNTILFMKELSLVFPHIFYEPRLKHSIEFLIKNSIENKFSTFILIEEGINKHPKYMFICTLPNGPTAKYNLTNLVYAHKKKKTDIEITTLPPEVYITNFNTFIGQRIKRQLHTLVPRNPKYKGQKIVVFYNQRDFIFFRHFKYNFLNKRKCSLNEIGPGFTLQLLSLKDGLINDKEKMYEFVLRPDMKVNRKRMYL; from the exons ATGACCAAGGAAAAACGTCTGTCCATAAaggaaatagaaaatattgaTATCGATAAATTTAATGAACTCTCAcgttttacaaaaaataaacataggAAAAATGCTCTAAAAGGaaaagcatatataaaaaaattagtattacgtagacaaaaaaaagacgAAATAAAGTGCAAACAAGCATTAAATATACctgttgaaaaaaaaataccaaGAAGTATAGAGAAGTTAGCAATTTTTGATGAATCTAAATTAAATgctgaaaatgaaaaattctTATTAGATGAAACATTTATAGATGAATTCAGTGattattttaaacaaaataaagaaccAAATATTGTTATAACATCAATTAAAAGACCATCaaaaaatactatattatttatgaagGAATTATCATTAGTATTtccacatattttttatgagcCCAGATTAAAACACTCAATTGaatttcttataaaaaattcaatagaaaataaattctctacatttatattaattgaaGAAGGTATTAATAAACAtccaaaatatatgtttatatgtaccTTACCAAATGGTCCTACAgctaaatataatttaacaaaTCTTGTTTAtgcacacaaaaaaaaaaaaacagacaTTGAAATTACAACATTACCTCCAGAAgtttatataacaaattttaatacattCATTGGTCAGAGAATAAAAAGACAATTACACACCTTAGTACCTCGTAATCCTAAGTATAAAGGTCAAAAAATTgttgttttttataatcagagggattttattttttttcgtcaTTTTAA atataattttcttaacaAAAGGAAATGCAGTTTAAATGAAATAGGCCCAGGGTTTACCTTACAGTTACTTAGCTTGaag gaTGGACTTATTAacgataaagaaaaaatgtacgAGTTTGTGCTACGTCCAGATATGAAAGTTAATAGAAAGAGGATGTACTTGTAG